A stretch of Lactuca sativa cultivar Salinas chromosome 6, Lsat_Salinas_v11, whole genome shotgun sequence DNA encodes these proteins:
- the LOC111883513 gene encoding uncharacterized mitochondrial protein AtMg01250-like: MGFGNKWRMWIRGCLNLARASVIINGSPTKEFSITNGVRQGDPLSPYLYIIAMEGLNVALKSACDKGKGVQIPGNGPTLSHLFYADDALFIGEWSRANLKNLAHILRCFHISLGLKVNFHKSRVFSIGATLQETENWANLLGCDAGVLPFDYLGVSVGANMNLKKIGSQLSRNSTPNYLSGRPEPSRSEVD, from the coding sequence ATGGGGTTTGGGAATAAATGGAGGATGTGGATTCGGGGATGTTTAAATTTGGCAAGGGCATCCGTCATCATCAATGGCTCTCCAACGAAGGAATTCTCTATAACTAATGGTGTACGACAAGGAGATCCCCTCTCTCCATATTTATACATTATTGCGATGGAGGGGTTAAATGTGGCTCTTAAGTCGGCTTGTGATAAAGGTAAAGGGGTCCAAATCCCAGGAAACGGTCCTACACTATCTCATCTCTTCTATGCGGACGATGCATTGTTCATTGGTGAGTGGTCCCGAGCTAATCTGAAAAACCTTGCACACATTTTAAGGTGTTTTCATATATCATTGGGTCTCAAAGTTAATTTCCATAAATCAAGAGTTTTCAGTATCGGTGCCACTTTGCAAGAAACAGAGAATTGGGCAAACTTATTAGGGTGTGATGCTGGAGTTCTTCCTTTCGACTACCTTGGTGTATCGGTTGGTGCCAACATGAATCTTAAAAAAATTGGAAGCCAATTATCAAGAAATTCCACTCCAAATTATCTCTCTGGAAGGCCAGAACCCTCTCGTTCGGAGGTAGATTGA